From the genome of Mycetocola spongiae, one region includes:
- a CDS encoding serine hydrolase → MTHAQQGVTRRSRGRASGPIAPGSRRARRDAEISDRGFEHALGALGTLAQAGVRVSARLNDLATGEPLLRVDDYFVAQTGSIGKVLLLIEAAVRCDGGPGPMLVREPGDAAAGAGLWQSLTQDRLPMADVAALIGAHNDHLASNVLLRQVGLEAMAQRAQDLKLRHTRLLDGVSARWDLPGRAALSRSTMTELSELFWRLDRGEIVSPEISARVVGWIRGGADLGMIAGALGLNPLSHGIPSYGLEAYAMVTRDRGLRAEAGVVRGERAGVCYSVKAAFTEDNLSSGYAVQETLRTVGLDLLEYVSA, encoded by the coding sequence GTGACCCACGCACAGCAGGGGGTTACCCGGCGCTCGCGGGGGCGGGCGTCGGGACCGATCGCGCCCGGTAGCCGGCGCGCCCGTCGGGATGCCGAGATTTCCGACCGCGGTTTTGAACACGCCCTGGGCGCCCTCGGCACGCTCGCCCAGGCGGGCGTGCGGGTCTCCGCGCGCCTGAACGACCTCGCCACGGGCGAACCGCTGCTGCGGGTGGACGATTATTTTGTGGCGCAGACCGGCTCAATCGGCAAGGTTTTGCTGCTGATCGAGGCGGCCGTGCGCTGCGATGGTGGGCCCGGCCCGATGCTCGTTCGCGAACCCGGCGATGCCGCGGCCGGCGCGGGGCTCTGGCAGTCCCTCACCCAGGACCGGCTGCCGATGGCCGATGTGGCGGCGCTGATCGGTGCGCATAACGATCATTTAGCGAGCAATGTATTGCTTCGACAGGTGGGGTTGGAGGCCATGGCGCAGCGCGCCCAGGACCTGAAGCTGCGGCATACCCGGCTGCTCGACGGCGTGAGTGCGCGCTGGGATCTGCCGGGCCGCGCCGCGCTCTCGCGCTCCACCATGACCGAACTCAGCGAATTATTTTGGCGCCTGGATCGCGGCGAGATCGTCAGCCCCGAGATTTCCGCGCGGGTTGTGGGCTGGATTCGCGGCGGGGCCGACCTCGGCATGATCGCGGGGGCGCTGGGCCTGAACCCGCTCTCGCACGGGATCCCCAGCTATGGCCTGGAGGCCTATGCCATGGTCACGCGGGACCGCGGGTTGCGTGCCGAGGCCGGGGTGGTCCGCGGGGAGCGGGCCGGCGTGTGCTATTCGGTGAAGGCCGCGTTCACGGAGGATAACCTCAGTAGCGGTTATGCCGTGCAGGAGACGCTGCGCACCGTGGGCCTGGACCTGCTGGAGTATGTGAGCGCCTAG